The nucleotide sequence ACAGTAAACTTTCCAAAAGAAAGAAAGATACTTTCCAAAACTTATTACACCGATCGGTTCGCTGCAAATTGGTAACCGCGCACGAGTCCAGTAATTATTCGCACAAGGTGATTGATTTCCTTCCAAAAGTTTACGGCATCTCCAACTCCAACACGGCTTCGACTAGGTACGGCTTCGTATATTTCCCCTTCGTTCAAGCTCAACCAAAGAAACAGAGCaccagcctccgccgccgccgccgtcgcgtttCTCCCCCTCGTGCCTCGTTCGACGACCAGGATGCAGCCGCCGCTCGGCAAGAAGACGAAAGGGCGGCAGCGCAGAGAGAACCGGCTGGTGGAGGACAGGGAGTCCCGGCAGGTGACCTTCTCCAAGCGAAAGTCCGGGCTCTGGAAGAAGGCCTCCGAGCTCGCCGTGCTCTGCCGCGCCAGCCTCGCCGTCGTCGTGTTTTCCGAGGCCGGCAAAGGGTTCGCGTTCGGCAGCCCCTCCACCGACGCCGTCTTGGGCTACGCCGGCTACGGCGAAGCCAATGTCCCTGCTGCCGCGGACGACGTGGAGTGGGAGGCCCTGGAGGCGCTGTGCCAGGAGACGGAGAAGAACGGCCTGGAGGTGGCCGCGGAGGCCGCGCGGATGAGCGCCGTCGGGAAGAAGGTGGTGGACGTGCAGACGCAGGAGGGGAAGCGGTTCTGGTGGGAGGCGGACGTGGAGGCGCTCGGGGAGGCCGAGCTGCCGGAGTTCGCCAGGGCGCTCCAGCGCCTCAGGGACAACTTGCGCCGCCGCGCCGACAGTCTGATGTCCGCCCTACCGCCGCCGTAGTCCAGGCTAGGTTACGCATCTGTTAAGATTATACCATGGACTCTCTTACAGGAGATTCACGATTTCGCGAGTACAATTGAAAGTTACTTGTTTCAAGAATCAAGATGAATGGACCAGTCTTCTACGTTTGTATTGGAAAGCTAAATTTTGTCTGCATGTGATCTTCGCTTGAAAATGGAGTTTTCATCCGTCCATTTTCAaatactttttttttgcggggtgtccattttcaaatacatgataaatattttttaaattcacattGAACATTTTCAAATATACACCATTTATTTTAAAATAcaaatgaacatttttgaaatacacAACATTGTGAGAATTTTCTAAAATACACGATGGTCCTTTTTTAGTATGTGAAGAACATTTTTAATACACTATAAAAATTAAAACAGctaaaatgttttcaacatacaCAGAGAAGGCTTCTTAAAATATGTGATGAATAATATTTAAAATGCggtgaatattttttttaaatacacGACTTAATTTATAAATATATCCCGGACATCTTTAGAAATGtgcgatgaacattttttaaaacctgatgaacaaatctaTAAGAACCGTGTGTAttgaaataaagaaaataaatataaagaaaaggGTAAAAAAGCATATCTATTTTAGAAAGGTGAAccggaaaataaataaaaaaacaaataagagaaagaaacaataaaataaaaaggaTGGAGGCCGCATCACAAAAATTCTATTAATAATCATGGAGAGTGAGTATATACGCAGGATACCTAATCAACGAGTAAACATGTTTGCATGTACAGTACTAGATTATAAACAACGGGCTGCTTGCAAGCGTGGAGCACCGGGTGGTGACGAACTATACCAAGGTGAGGATGTCGGTGGCGACGCTGGTCAGGCCCAGGAGGATGGACTACAGGATAGGTCCGGTGCTGGCCACGGTGGACCAGAAGACGAACCCTCCCAAGTACAGGGACTTCGCGGCAAGTTCATGAAGGCATACCACACCGCTGCTGGCAACAGGGAGGCCGAGATCCAGGAGGGAGCATCAAGAGCGCGACATGTGACGTTGTTTTTTATACTTTTGGGTTTTTCATCGGTCTTTCTTAGcttctggacaaaaagaaaaattttgaaaaaaaaccgTAAAAAATGATATATTTTTTCCTGTCGCGAGggacacggttttgctttcgcgagaggcattgTCATGCCTCTTAGAAACGGAAAAACATGTTTTTtctccgcgagaggcacggctttGCTTTCGCGAGGGGcacgattttgctttcgcgagaggcacagtcaTGCCTCTCGGAAATAAAAAAAAGCGTGCTTTCTATTTTTTCCCCTTCCACCAGAGGCACGACTTTGCTTCTGCAAGAGATatagttttgctttcgcgagagacacggtcgtgcctctcggaaacgaaaataCGCATTTTCTGTtggtttttttccttccgcgataGGCACAATTTTGCTTTCAagagagacacggttgtgctttcgcgagaggcacggccagaaatagggaaaaaaatgtgtttcctatttttttttcttttgcgagaggcatggccgtgcctctcgcaaacgaaaaaaaacatgttttcagctttttacatgttttttacttttatgttttccaccggtcttcctaaGCTTTtagacaaaaactttggaaaaaaTTGTTACGCGAAAAGTGCATTTAttttcttctgcgagaggcactgtcatgcctctcggaaacgaaaaaaacatgtGTTTTCTTTGCTTCCACAAGAGGCACGGTTTTAGTTCCGCGAGGGGCGCGATTTTGCTTTCACAAGAGGCACTGCCATGCCtcttgaaaataaaaataaaaaacatctTTATGTATTTCTCCTTCCTccagaggcatggttttgctttcgcgagagacaggtcgtgcctctcgaaaacggaaaaaacacgttatctgtttttttccttccgcgagaggcacggttttgcttttgtgagaggcaccgccgtgcctttcggaaacaaaaaaacacgtttttttttctgctgcgagaggcacagttttgcttccgcgagaagcataaaaaaccgttttctgttttttccttccgcgagagacaTGGTTTTGCTTTCGGAAGAGGCATGATTGCGCTTTCGCAAGAAGGCACAGctgtgcctctttcggaaaagaAAAAAATGTCCTCCCGATTCCTTTTTCCGTACGTTTTTTTCGTCTagttttttcatgatttttttcttAGAACCTATCAACaaatgatctagttttgaagaccTTGACACGAGGAATCTAATGGTGAAAAACtgttcgag is from Triticum aestivum cultivar Chinese Spring chromosome 1B, IWGSC CS RefSeq v2.1, whole genome shotgun sequence and encodes:
- the LOC123086953 gene encoding agamous-like MADS-box protein AGL61 translates to MQPPLGKKTKGRQRRENRLVEDRESRQVTFSKRKSGLWKKASELAVLCRASLAVVVFSEAGKGFAFGSPSTDAVLGYAGYGEANVPAAADDVEWEALEALCQETEKNGLEVAAEAARMSAVGKKVVDVQTQEGKRFWWEADVEALGEAELPEFARALQRLRDNLRRRADSLMSALPPP